The Conexivisphaera calida genome includes a region encoding these proteins:
- a CDS encoding MFS transporter has product MRRPLMVLAGMRVTRSLAAGVIYIIYPYIALKDLGLPAKELGIIYAAAALATALLSILVGYAADLMGRRASLYMASSLMVVSSLLLLLRIDIYTAVAAAILGGISATGTMGAGGVGGAVAPVQTAILADLTSREERTRYITWLNFGSTLASTAGLFVGGIMDYEAGLATATVLGLAALLSVALLDTPEVRARTARMGREGSRVAAKFSATGILNGLSSGLVSPFLVPIFILLYDIPRSTMGIYSSLSSIIAVFVMLSAPAMERKLGFVRSIAITRGATVVLLALFPFIRILYVSLAIYLAYPALRVAALPVQTSGMVSMVPPEERGRTTGFNQGFRLAFASVGTLVASPFIDPGLLWVPFIAYSAIMSANVALYRRFFGDWDDR; this is encoded by the coding sequence GTGCGCCGCCCGCTGATGGTCCTCGCAGGCATGAGGGTCACGAGGAGCCTGGCGGCCGGCGTAATATACATCATATATCCGTACATTGCGCTGAAGGACCTCGGCCTTCCGGCCAAGGAGCTCGGGATAATCTACGCGGCCGCCGCCCTGGCGACGGCGCTGCTCTCGATACTCGTGGGGTACGCCGCAGATCTCATGGGGAGGAGGGCCTCGCTCTACATGGCGTCCTCCCTCATGGTCGTTTCCTCGCTGCTCCTACTGCTGAGGATCGACATCTACACGGCCGTCGCCGCGGCCATCCTGGGGGGAATAAGCGCCACTGGCACTATGGGCGCCGGCGGGGTTGGCGGCGCGGTGGCCCCCGTCCAGACGGCGATTCTGGCGGACCTGACGTCCCGGGAGGAGAGGACCAGGTACATAACCTGGCTGAACTTCGGGTCCACGCTGGCCTCCACCGCCGGGCTCTTCGTCGGGGGGATCATGGACTACGAGGCAGGGCTGGCGACCGCCACCGTCCTGGGGCTGGCCGCCCTCCTCTCGGTGGCGCTCTTGGACACGCCCGAGGTCAGGGCGCGGACGGCGAGGATGGGGAGGGAGGGCTCCAGGGTCGCCGCCAAGTTCTCCGCCACAGGGATCCTGAACGGCCTGAGCAGCGGCCTCGTCAGCCCGTTCCTCGTGCCCATCTTCATACTTCTCTACGACATCCCCAGGAGCACGATGGGGATCTACTCATCCCTCTCCTCCATAATAGCTGTCTTCGTAATGCTCTCCGCGCCGGCGATGGAGAGGAAGCTGGGGTTCGTCAGGTCCATAGCCATCACGAGGGGAGCCACCGTGGTCCTCCTGGCCCTATTCCCGTTCATCAGGATCCTCTACGTCTCACTTGCCATCTACCTCGCGTATCCGGCGCTCAGGGTGGCGGCCCTGCCCGTGCAGACCTCCGGGATGGTCTCCATGGTGCCCCCGGAGGAGAGGGGGAGGACCACCGGGTTCAACCAGGGCTTCAGGCTGGCCTTCGCGTCGGTGGGCACCCTCGTGGCGTCCCCCTTCATAGACCCCGGCCTCCTCTGGGTGCCCTTCATCGCCTACAGCGCCATAATGTCCGCCAACGTGGCCCTCTACCGGAGGTTCTTCGGGGACTGGGACGACCGGTGA